The Scleropages formosus chromosome 20, fSclFor1.1, whole genome shotgun sequence genomic interval GTCACTGTAATTGGATAATAATCACagctctgagcggagcgcattagAGGTTCAAAAAGTTAATTAGCGgagagttttatccttgtaagTATATTGATACATGCAAGCTGAGCTTACgggaaatgtttttgttcttataactaactacagtttcttaatataataaaaaataatacatttctgctgaaacaccgTGACGCCACTGTAAAGAAAGCGCTAAAAGATTGAAAAGGCGAAAAGAAACTTAACCGAAACGCGTAGCACATTTATGATATTGCAACAGTAAACGAATAATAGAATAATCATTTGTAAATGCTTGTTCatttcagggtcatggtgacatAAGGATGCCTCACAGCTTTGAGTTTGAagttgttctgtgtttgtgtgggttttctccaactggtgactccaaattgctctgtgtgtgtgtgtgtgatggctctGCAATCATGTACTAGTGTCTTGTCCATGGAGGAACCTGCCTCCTGTCCTACACCAtgctccagatcaccatgaccctgattGTGAACATCAGAATCAAAAATAATTGTACTAACAAAAAGTAATAGCAACGCAAATGTTTAATACATGTTTGAATGCAGTGGCAGGAGTTTTGTATGtatggtggggaaaaaatatagaTGAACCTTTTGTTGTGCGGAAATGTTTTGGGAACATTGTTTTtccaatttaaattattatagtTAGGAGTTCGTTGTGTTAGAATTCACTTTACgagcagattttcaggaatgaattttGCTCATTGTCACACAGAACAGAGGACACTGGGAGGATTGGACCAAAGTGCGGGAGAGGTTATCTGAAACAGAGGGACAGGCGAAGAGTTGGACGATCAGCAGTCAGAATGGGAGCAGAGATCCATAGACGAAGACGGAGGACGCGGCGAATGGTCAAAAGCAAGGGGCCGAGGACCAGGGATGACAAAGAGCAGGCCATAAGCACAAGGAGGACAGTTATCTCTCTGAGATTCCACACTAGGTGAGTTGGCAAGTCCTGCTCCTGTGATTCAGGGCAGGTGCTGTTGTTTGGGGCGAGGGCGTGACACTCATTATACAAGTGAATCTTATACCTGGTGTTGTACtcagtttttaataatttctttattaattgttgtttttttttttttttttttttttattttttattaatggtCTCCCCTTTCCTCAGTACCAGATTTATACCAAGGTTGAGCtgccagcaggaggtgggtgcTGCCCTGCCAGAGAGGGTGCAGTACCTCATTGTGCAGAACAAAGGCCTGCAGGGGCAGCTCAGCGAGGTGAAGAGGAAACAGGCTGAGtcagattgcaaggtgatgTCTCCTGAAACCACACATGCAAAACCTAGCCGGAGTCTTGGCTGTTTGGAAAGTGTCGTTAAGGTCAGCCCTAATCATATCCTTGTCTGTATGCAATAGAGTAAGCAGGAGGTGATAGCCGTACGATTACGGGAAGCAGGCAGCATGGCAGCTATGGCTGAGCTGCAGCAGAAGATAGCTGAGCTTGAGATCCGGGTATTGGTTTCCCATTGTGAGCTCCTTACAGTGCCCGTGTCCATCCTGCCGGCTTATTAACACAGCTCAAAAGCACCTGTGGTGTAAATGTACCATCAAAGCACACTAATACCTGTGGTACAACTGTCTGTGGTAGAAATGTACAATAAGCACAGAATGCAACCACACAGTGCCAGTACAAAGTATAAGTAGGCCTGAGAAATACTTGTATGACATAAACAAGACGGGagagcaaagcagcacacaCGTGTTCTGCATTTCTGGGAACTTCTGAGCGTCTCAGAAGACATCCCTGCTGCTTTCCTGCTCAGGCTTGTTAACAGAATCCCTCGTAAACAAAACTACTTTCCAGcatgtgtactcaaacttttgactggtgcagTATGTAGTGGCGATGTACTAGCATAGCACAGGGCCCGGGCACATATGGTAGAAATGTATTTGCTCTATGCTGAAGTTAATTCTGGTGTTTCTGGGTTGCAGAAGGAGGAAGGGCAGATCCAGGGTCAGCTGAACCACTCAGATGCCAGCCAGTACATCACCCAGCTGCAGGAGCGAATCTCTGAGCTCAAGAACGAGGTCAGGTCCTTGGTATGAACCAGTGACACATCCATAACCCGAGCACACCAGGTGACACCAAGTAACAGTGGGTACAAAGACTTGTGGCTCTAGTACTGTACCTGTATTGCCTTATTACAGACCACCCCAGAGGCAGGAGCATAAGGTTGTGTGTGAGCAGTTTGTGATTTGAGGGAGAGTCATGCAAGTCACCTAACTCTGTCCTAGGGTCACAGTGGAAGTATTCTCGGAAATCAGACTGGCCCCAGGGAACACCCACCCCAAACACCATGCCCAAATCTTTGCTCACATGTGAttttctgtgtgcgtgtgcgtgtgcaaaACTGCTCTTAGACTTTTTCTCTTTCATGCACACTTGCAAGCTGAGAAGGATCACATCCGTGTTCCGCTGCAGAGAGCTGTGACACGGGTCTCCGTGCAGCAGGTTACTCATTCAGAGAGGAGCCGAGTGTGACAGACAAGCGTTTGTGGCTAGGCAGGCTTGGTCAGGGGCCTCTCCCTAGCTACCTCCTTCATGCCATTGTTTTTATAGTGCAGAGATATAAAATTGTTATgatttgtgttgttttgcttcctgttttttttcaaactgtaaTAAAAGAACAAGTATGCtttgttttctcaaaagcaattttAAAGGTGACTGACGGAATCCTATAGATTCATTGCAGAGCAACAGTCACCCTTAAAAGTGCTGCCGAAGTGTATCCGGGCCACGCGGTCAGTAATTCCTCAGACAGTTTGTCTGACTTCTTTTTGTGCAGCAAATTATTTCTGAAGCACATGACAGATTGCAACCTCCGGTGGAGGAGGACTGGGAAGAGGAGGTCAAGCAGTCATTGCCACGCACTGAGGACTGTGAGAATCAGTCCAAGGACTCATCTCCTTATGGTGAGGAGTGACAGTCTAGAGCAGATGCAAAATACCCTTTCCTGGCTTTGTAAAACTAATTATAGTACCAGTGAAAGGTCTGAGTAGACCTGCTGGTGGAAACCAGTTTTCTTCATACAAGGAATTGGGTTAGCAAGTTTGAGCAAGTAATCAGCTGATAtgtcctcccagctcttctgcagaaaTTCTCAGAGAATTGGCACACTTGtggtttcctttgttttcttcttctgaaCTCCTCTGTCTGCTTCCTTTCATTAAAGAATTGCATAGGTATACTCACCATTTGGTTGGTATTGTATGtcgtattttaaaaataaagaatccCAATATAGGGTGCCAGGTTGTccaaatgaaataaagcaaattaaatgtaatctgAACAATCTCCAGAGAACTCAGGGAATGGAGTGAAACAGTTAAGTCTTAAGACTTTGACTGCaagtaatgtttgtttttagtgAACAAAGAGTGcaataaaatttctttttttgtttctctaccAGGCTGTTCTAGTCTTTCCAgtcttggtattttttttttttttcagatctgTGTTGAtgcccccacccacccatttttttcttcagaaaagcaagaaaaaaaaaaaacattaagagaAAATTCAAAGCCTTATTGGAGTTGAAAGTTAACACACATGGGCAAAGTATCCTTAAAGCTGATCTTTTGAACTGTTTTAAAACATAGTTTCATGCCATATTTAGAGCCCTCATAGTCAGATCTTCATGATCCCAGTCCTTGTCTCCACAGAGCCTGAGGATGTGGTCAAGCCGGACGATCTGAAGGAATGCCCGGATCATATGCAGTACCAGAACCTGACCCATATGGAGTACATCCCTGCACTGCATCATGTGTCCCCAGTGAAGTGGGTCAGTTGTGTAAACCGTGTGGTCAGTGGCCAGTTTCTAGATGCTGAGGAATAAGGGTCTGTCCTATCACTTCCATTCTTTGTTCCTCCCCTCTTTAAGCATGACCTGATCAGACTTGCAttagtttgtaattttttaaataagttttcGTGTGGCTtcttgaataaaaatatataatgttgATTTACTGAATGTTGCTGGAAATATGTTGAAAGAACCTTCAGTGTCAGTGTGCGTTTTCTGTGGAGGTTTAGTCCAGTGTTGTGCTGTTTTCTCTGATGCTTCCTGAACAGATAAAATGAAAGTTTTACAAAAGGAACAGAAGTATGAAGACAATGAGttggtttgcttgtttgtgttgtCCTCCTTATGCTGTTTTCCCTGGTTGTGCTGACATTTTGCCCATGTGGGTGAAACCGTAGTCAACCAGCATGAGCCACTGACTTCCGTTGTGGGAGGCAGCAAGAGATGCCAAGGGGCCACATTGTCGTTTTCacccagttttgttttttcagcacaaATAAACCCAGAATTCCACCAAATCTTATTGCTTTCATCGCTTAAAGTGAAtgctttgtgtatttgtgtgtgcactTGTTTGAAATGGAACTAGTCAGTTTGTAACCCATATGTTATAGTACGTCCCCCCATTATATTAACACCAGAAGATCTCCACATTGCGTTGCTGGGGAACCTGCAATACCACGCAGTATCTGTAGATGTGTTAAAACCATCCGAAAACCTGGAAAGCTGTGGCATCTCCTGTTGATGATGGCTGAGTTGAAGTGACAGACTGCTGAGAGAGATATTTTTATGCTGTTAGATTCtttttgtaaatgtatgcaGGGATTGCATTACGTTACAGTACAACAAAAGCCAAATGGTCTGTAAGAGATTTTTGATACCATTGCACAAATGCTCCTCAGCATTTCTTGTGTTGCACATCATGACCGCTAGGTGGAAatgtttcttcctttttgcCCCTCAGCATCCAACAGTCCCCTCTAATCAATAAATAAGAGACAGATTTCCGCTGTGTATGTTTGTAGGGTGTAGAGGTCCCCAAGTGGCTAAAACCCCAGCTTTTTTCCCGCAGCACTTTTAACTGTATGCTATACCCATCATAACTGATATATTTATTGTGTAGCTCTCTGGATCTCCCTAGAAGGGTTTGAGGTTTGGGCGAACAGTTCTCAAAGTGCCGCAGAGATTTGGAACGCTCTGCCCTTGGGGTGCTGTAATAGAATGCTGGACATAGGTGTGCAATTTCCTTGATGTAGGAAAACACGAAGGGATTTTCTAGGCCTAAATTGGTTGAGTTCCACAATTAAATATGGTACatagttttttaaatatgtgttgaTCATTTGCATGAAGACTTTACGGTCTAACCTGTACATATTATCGGTGACCATGCACTTGGGTATTTTTAGCTTACAGTTCAGGAGTGATAGAAATGTCCTTCCACAATTTGAGTGCAGAAAGAGCGAGACCAGTTCGGTAATGATACTCTGTGTTCTGGAATTCACAGTAGCTGCCAGAGGCCTGTGCCAAGGACTTGTGGTTAGCGTCTCAAAAGAAATCTGCTTTCTCTGAGAGCGAAATCCTGATCAGAGCATTTGCTGGACAAGCAGCAAGTGACTCTTGGAAGTCTGTCACTGGTCTCATCTCAGCAGCAGATATGAAGTTGACTCTTTGTGAGTGGCTTGATGGTATTGCTTTTCTGACCACTGAGTAACTATTGAAGGGTCACCAAGCCTGTGGGGGCAGGACCTACAAGATCCAGTGAATTTGTGAGTGATGGTGGACCACAGGGTTGCAATAACTCTTGAACTCTCTTGAACCCTTGGTAGTGCTACCActtgtacaatttttttgatGTACCAGGGTAACCCTAGTTTGTCTTCCCATCTCTGAAGTACAGCACgaggacaaaataacagaaacaccacatgaaaaTGGAGCTTGAAATAACTAAATAAGGATTACAAACGCAGCTGCAAAAGTGAGTCATATTAGGTTGAGTGCCAGTTTGCAGTATATGTCAACTATAAATGAGGTCTGAAAATTTATCACTGTGGTATGTGAGTTTTCAAAGAAACATGAGGCAAGTAATATAGTTCCAAAGAGGCCAAACAGGCGGTGCCTGAATTGTAGGTGCATTAGTCTCCAAAACATGcagaattatttaatgtgtcaagGGGAACAGTCTCAAAACTAATGACAGCATATAGCAAACATGGACAAAGTGCATCAGTAGTTGTAAGTTAAATCTCATCAGCAGGGATAGGctgacactttacatttatttaatgcttttctccaaagcaacattaatCTCCCACCCataattatctacccatttatgcagctggataattctactggagcaattgagtataagtaccttgctcaagggcactacagctggaggggagacttgaacctgcaacatctCGATCCAACGAtagcagcgctaaccaccacactacctgctgtcccagaaTTGGCTACATAACAGTTGCTAAATCCCTGAAAACTACAGCCACAAAAATGACCATGGAATTGAATCAGCACCCCTGTGacccagtctcaacaaaaactaTCTTGTGAGCTTCACAAACGCTGGAATTTATTGTAAGGCTGCCATTCAGAAACCACTTGGATCATATCGTGGTATAAAGAGCACAAAACCTTGACccctgagcaatggaaaaaagtaatacgGTCTCATGAGTCGTCTTTCACCATATTTTCTATATCTGGACAGGATTACATTTTGGGAAAGCCAAAGGGATGCCTTCAACCCACAGCGTCTTTCGCAAAATGTTAAGCATAATGAGGGCTCTATAATGGTATGGGCAGCCTTCTTATGGGAGTCATCAGGTGCAACAATTGCTCTATGTGGACATATAGCAGCCAAGGAATAAGGGGGCATTTTAAGGGACTGGGTACTACACCTTATAATGCAAACACTTCACGC includes:
- the LOC108939968 gene encoding uncharacterized protein LOC108939968 isoform X1 is translated as MGAEIHRRRRRTRRMVKSKGPRTRDDKEQAISTRRTVISLRFHTSTRFIPRLSCQQEVGAALPERVQYLIVQNKGLQGQLSEVKRKQAESDCKSKQEVIAVRLREAGSMAAMAELQQKIAELEIRKEEGQIQGQLNHSDASQYITQLQERISELKNEVRSLQIISEAHDRLQPPVEEDWEEEVKQSLPRTEDCENQSKDSSPYEPEDVVKPDDLKECPDHMQYQNLTHMEYIPALHHVSPVKWVSCVNRVVSGQFLDAEE
- the LOC108939968 gene encoding EVI5-like protein isoform X3, producing MGAEIHRRRRRTRRMVKSKGPRTRDDKEQAISTRRTVISLRFHTSTRFIPRLSCQQEVGAALPERVQYLIVQNKGLQGQLSEVKRKQAESDCKSKQEVIAVRLREAGSMAAMAELQQKIAELEIRKEEGQIQGQLNHSDASQYITQLQERISELKNEVRSLQIISEAHDRLQPPVEEDWEEEVKQSLPRTEDCENQSKDSSPYEPEDVVKPDDLKECPDHMQYQNLTHMEYIPALHHVSPVKWAH
- the LOC108939968 gene encoding EVI5-like protein isoform X2, with the protein product MGAEIHRRRRRTRRMVKSKGPRTRDDKEQAISTRRTVISLRFHTSTRFIPRLSCQQEVGAALPERVQYLIVQNKGLQGQLSEVKRKQAESDCKSKQEVIAVRLREAGSMAAMAELQQKIAELEIRKEEGQIQGQLNHSDASQYITQLQERISELKNEQIISEAHDRLQPPVEEDWEEEVKQSLPRTEDCENQSKDSSPYEPEDVVKPDDLKECPDHMQYQNLTHMEYIPALHHVSPVKWVSCVNRVVSGQFLDAEE
- the LOC108939968 gene encoding EVI5-like protein isoform X5; translation: MGAEIHRRRRRTRRMVKSKGPRTRDDKEQAISTRRTVISLRFHTSTRFIPRLSCQQEVGAALPERVQYLIVQNKGLQGQLSEVKRKQAESDCKSKQEVIAVRLREAGSMAAMAELQQKIAELEIRKEEGQIQGQLNHSDASQYITQLQERISELKNEVRSLQIISEAHDRLQPPVEEDWEEEVKQSLPRTEDCENQSKDSSPYDLC
- the LOC108939968 gene encoding uncharacterized protein LOC108939968 isoform X4, with translation MGAEIHRRRRRTRRMVKSKGPRTRDDKEQAISTRRTVISLRFHTSTRFIPRLSCQQEVGAALPERVQYLIVQNKGLQGQLSEVKRKQAESDCKKEEGQIQGQLNHSDASQYITQLQERISELKNEVRSLQIISEAHDRLQPPVEEDWEEEVKQSLPRTEDCENQSKDSSPYEPEDVVKPDDLKECPDHMQYQNLTHMEYIPALHHVSPVKWVSCVNRVVSGQFLDAEE